From the Marinobacter sp. es.048 genome, the window TCTGGTGTCTCCTCTAAAGATGAAAGAGCCCATGGACTACACCACCGTTAATGCGGTGAGCAAGTTGTCCCGGGCTGTAGTCCTGATTACCGCGGTGCTGATTGCAATGCAGTCCTTGGGTTATAGCATTTCCGGCGTCCTGGCCTTCGGCGGCGTGGGCGGTATTGCTGTTGGCTTTGCCGCCAAGGACCTGCTGGCCAACTTTTTTGGCGGTTTTATCATTCATCTTGATCGACCATTCAAGGTCGGCGATTGGGTGCGCTCGCCGGATCGGAATATCGAGGGTACGGTCGAGCATATCGGCTGGCGTCTGACGACCATTCGTACCTTCGACAAGCGTCCGCTTTACGTGCCGAATGCCGCGTTTACCACCATTGCGGTAGAGAACCCCTCGCGCATGAGCAATCGTCGGATCTACGAGACCATTGGCATCCGCTATGCCGATGTCGGGCAGATGGCAACGATCGTGGAAGATATTAAAGCCATGCTTCAGCAGCATGAGGACATCGAGAGCGATGAGACCCTGATTGTGAACTTCCTGGCTTTCAATGCGTCGTCACTGGATATCATGGTTTATTGCTTTACCAAGACAACCCAGTGGGTTCCGTTCCATGGGGTGAAACAGGATGTGCTGCTGAAGATCAGCGATATTATTGAAGGGTACGGAGCCGAGGTGGCCTTCCCGACCCGGACTCTGCACTTGCCCGAGGGAGTTCGATTGTCCAGATCGCAGTCCGACGGCTCGGCAAATCAGAGTGGGGAAGCCTCCTCCGGGAAAAGTGCGCAGAAATCGCAGAATCGCCAGACCACCGGAGATGTAGAAGATTCAGGAGAGTCAGAATGACGTCACCGGAGAAAATGCATCCTGTAGGCATTATCGGTGGTACAGGCCTGACCACGTTGTCTGGCCTGGAAATCACTGGGGAGAACAAGGCAGGAACGACCTGGGGAATTCCTTCCGCGCCCCTGGTTGAGGGGCGGTTAGGTGATCAGCCGGTTATCTTCCTGTCGCGCCATGGTAATCCCCACCGTATCCCACCCCATCAGGTGAATTACCGGGCAAACCTCAAGGCCCTCTATGATGCCGGTGTCCGAACGGTGGTTGGCGTCAACGCCGTGGGCGGTATTCATGCGGATATGGGGCCTGCCCATGTGGTTGTTCCCGATCAGATTATCGATTACACCTGGGGGCGCGCCAGCACCTACTTCGAGGGGGATCTGGACTCGGTGACCCACATTGATTTCACCTGGCCCTACGATGAGAGTGCGCGTCAGATCCTGATCGATGCCGCCGGCGCAGAAAACGTGCCGTTTTCCGGTTTCGGGGTTTACGGCGCAACCCAGGGCCCGAGGCTGGAAACCGCGGCTGAAATCATCCGGATGGAACGGGACGGCTGCGATCTGGTGGGCATGACCGGTATGCCGGAAGCCGCGCTGGCGGCGGAACTGGGTATGCGCTACGTCTGTCTCGGTCTGGTGGTGAACTGGGCGGCCGGCAAATCCGACCACATTATTACCATGGCAGAGATTGAGGCGGCCATCGAGCAGGGCATGTCCGGTGTCAAACGGATTCTCGAAGTCTCGATGGCCGGCCTCGGTGTGCTTACTCCGTTGCCTCAATCTTCTTGAAGAACACTAGTACGCCGATGGTGGGGGAATCGAGGAAGTGGATTTCCTCACTGCGCATCCGGCGGGTTTCCCGGATCCAGGTTAACAATTCCAGGGGCGCGGGTTCAGCCAGCACGGGTAGTTGCTGACCGGCTGCTTCTCCGGTTGCTGCTGACATTGGGGCGGAGTCACTAGCGTCAGATGCGTCCGGGGCGGGGGGTGTTTCTTCAGAGAGCTCGGTCGCCGCCTCTGCAGGCAGCGCCGATGGCTCTTCCGCCAGTTGCCAGTGGTTGAGATGAACATTAACGTGCAGATAGCGTTGCCGGTCAATGGTTATGCGGCCCTCAACCTCGCGGGTGCGAGCCTCGTTGAGCCAGTCGCCTGCTTCAACCCGCAAGGGTATCCCCTCGTAATCCGGTGGAAACGCCTCGTACCAACCAGCAGCCACGAGCACACGATAACGGCCACTGCGTTCAAGTCTGGCAGCGGCGCTGGCTAGATGGAGATCGTTGCGGGGCGCCAGTTCCAGAGTGGTTTCCGTGGTGCCATTTTCAAGTACTGACCAGAGAACCTCCTCTGTTTCCGTCGGCTCCTCTACTGTGCGGCCAGACATCTGCTCATTAACAGACTCGGGTTCTGTAATCCGCTCAAGAATCACAAACTCGGCCCGGTAGTAGTCATCGGGAACGGGGGTGCCAGGCTCAAGGGGCAAGGTAGCCCGGTCAGGCTGCTGTGCAGCACCTGTGCCTGCAAAGCTCAGCAGGAGGGCTGCCAGGATGGCCCGGGTCGGGTATCGGCACCAGCGAATTCCATCAATTTGCAAGGGTCGTACTCCACATGTTGGTCGGCCGTTCATGAGCCGGACGCGTCATTTTTTAGCAGGCTCCAACTCGCCAAGCATCCGGGAAATGCCGTCGAGTTTACCACCGGTTGTGGCATCCTTCAGCCGAAAACGAAAGCTGTTGGCACCTTCGAGCCGGTACTGGTCCGGTGCGGATTGCACTTTTTTAACCAGAACCAGGGGATCGACTGGTGTAGAGCTGCCAAACTCGAGCCTCGCCCATTCCTTGCCGGCGTCTACTTTCACGATGCCAAGGGCTTCCGCACGGAGTCGAAGCTCGGTCTGGCGGATCAGGTTTTTGGCCGGATCCGGCAATAATCCGAACCGGTCGATCATTTCAACCTGAAGTTCTTTTAATGCTTCCGGGCTGTCCACGCTGGCAATCCGTTTGTAGAGCATCAGACGGTTATGGACATCCGGCAGGTAATCCTCGGGAATCAGCGCCGGGATTCTCAGGTTCATTTCAGTGCCGTGGCTCAGTGGCAGGTCGGCGTTCGGGGTTCG encodes:
- a CDS encoding CsiV family protein, yielding MQIDGIRWCRYPTRAILAALLLSFAGTGAAQQPDRATLPLEPGTPVPDDYYRAEFVILERITEPESVNEQMSGRTVEEPTETEEVLWSVLENGTTETTLELAPRNDLHLASAAARLERSGRYRVLVAAGWYEAFPPDYEGIPLRVEAGDWLNEARTREVEGRITIDRQRYLHVNVHLNHWQLAEEPSALPAEAATELSEETPPAPDASDASDSAPMSAATGEAAGQQLPVLAEPAPLELLTWIRETRRMRSEEIHFLDSPTIGVLVFFKKIEATE
- a CDS encoding mechanosensitive ion channel family protein, encoding MIGDVMAMVNGWIENFGLLSEAWRVGIVVFALVFGTATVAYIASHIIAALERKFSQTKNLFDDALLHAARKPVVAFVWLQGVYWAAEVAHKYSEAEIFKANESVLQIGFIFVLVWAVLRLIKEAEGILVSPLKMKEPMDYTTVNAVSKLSRAVVLITAVLIAMQSLGYSISGVLAFGGVGGIAVGFAAKDLLANFFGGFIIHLDRPFKVGDWVRSPDRNIEGTVEHIGWRLTTIRTFDKRPLYVPNAAFTTIAVENPSRMSNRRIYETIGIRYADVGQMATIVEDIKAMLQQHEDIESDETLIVNFLAFNASSLDIMVYCFTKTTQWVPFHGVKQDVLLKISDIIEGYGAEVAFPTRTLHLPEGVRLSRSQSDGSANQSGEASSGKSAQKSQNRQTTGDVEDSGESE
- a CDS encoding S-methyl-5'-thioinosine phosphorylase produces the protein MTSPEKMHPVGIIGGTGLTTLSGLEITGENKAGTTWGIPSAPLVEGRLGDQPVIFLSRHGNPHRIPPHQVNYRANLKALYDAGVRTVVGVNAVGGIHADMGPAHVVVPDQIIDYTWGRASTYFEGDLDSVTHIDFTWPYDESARQILIDAAGAENVPFSGFGVYGATQGPRLETAAEIIRMERDGCDLVGMTGMPEAALAAELGMRYVCLGLVVNWAAGKSDHIITMAEIEAAIEQGMSGVKRILEVSMAGLGVLTPLPQSS